A part of Carettochelys insculpta isolate YL-2023 chromosome 1, ASM3395843v1, whole genome shotgun sequence genomic DNA contains:
- the UQCC6 gene encoding ubiquinol-cytochrome c reductase complex assembly factor 6 isoform X2: MPAGVSWPRYLKMLSASMLAMLAGAEVVHRYYRPDLSIPEVPPKPGELKTELLGLKQRQNNINTSQE, translated from the exons ATGCCAGCTGGGGTATCTTGGCCTCGATATTTGAAAATGCTCAGTGCAAGTATGTTGGCCATGCTTGCAGGGGCAGAAGTTGTGCATAGATATTACAGACCTGATCTT agTATACCTGAAGTTCCGCCTAAGCCTGGAGAACTGAAAACAGAACTCTTGGGTCTAAAACAAAGACAGAATAACATTAACACTTCACAGGAATGA
- the UQCC6 gene encoding ubiquinol-cytochrome c reductase complex assembly factor 6 isoform X1, translating to MLSGLGTTEVLSDQRGRVVLHASQLEYSNLKDPLLIIMPAGVSWPRYLKMLSASMLAMLAGAEVVHRYYRPDLSIPEVPPKPGELKTELLGLKQRQNNINTSQE from the exons ATGCTTAGCGGCCTGGGCACGACAGAGGTGTTGTCAGACCAGCGTGGTAGAGTTGTGTTGCATGCAAG TCAGCTGGAGTACTCAAATCTCAAGGACCCTCTGCTCATCATCATGCCAGCTGGGGTATCTTGGCCTCGATATTTGAAAATGCTCAGTGCAAGTATGTTGGCCATGCTTGCAGGGGCAGAAGTTGTGCATAGATATTACAGACCTGATCTT agTATACCTGAAGTTCCGCCTAAGCCTGGAGAACTGAAAACAGAACTCTTGGGTCTAAAACAAAGACAGAATAACATTAACACTTCACAGGAATGA
- the TDG gene encoding G/T mismatch-specific thymine DNA glycosylase yields the protein MEPEQPGRYYSPLQQAQAFYSFPFHQMTTAVPNMEIMDEQQTIGGILDQNVAQEPIQEVAKGRKRKNKPTEPKKSAVKAAKSTKSKGKQEKITDTFKVKRKVDRFNGVSEAELLTKTLPDILTFNLDIVIIGINPGLMAAYKGHHYPGPGNHFWKCLFMSGLSEEQLNHMDDHTLPQKYGIGFTNMVERTTPGSKDLSSKEFREGGRILMEKLQKYKPRIAVFNGKCIYEIFSKEVFGVKVKKLEFGLQPHKVPDTETLCYVMPSSSARCAQFPRAQDKVHYYIKLKDLRDQLKGITPNTEVQEVQYTFDLQLAQEDAKKMAVKEEKYDPGYEAAYGGAYSERRTYEHEQCNFASNGTDVNNLGYSGGSSFGDVPNGQWMMQSFTDRIPELHNSEAQEQEQSHV from the exons ATGGAGCCCGAGCAGCCCGGCAG GTATTATTCTCCTCTTCAGCAAGCTCAAGCATTTTATTCATTTCCATTCCATCAGATGACAACTGCAGTTCCTAACATGGAAATTATGGATGAACAACAGACTATAGGGGGCATTTTAGATCAAAATGTTGCTCAAGAACCTATTCAAG AAGTtgcaaagggaaggaagagaaaaaacaaaccaacagagcCAAAAAAATCAGCTGTTAAAGCAGCTAAATCAACTAAGTCAAAAGGCAAACAAGAGAAGATTACCGATACGTTCAAAGTCAAAAGAAAAGTAGACCGTTTTAATGGTGTGTCTGAAGCCGAGCTTTTGACCAAGACTCTTCCTGATATTTTGACTTTCAATTTGGATATTGTAATT ATTGGCATAAACCCAGGTTTAATGGCAGCATACAAAGGACATCATTACCCCGGACCTGGAAACCACTTTT GGAAGTGCCTCTTTATGTCTGGGCTGAGTGAGGAACAATTGAACCATATGGATGACCACACTTTACCACAAAAATATGGTATTGGATTTACAAACATGGTGGAAAGAACAACACCAGGTAGCAAAGACCTCTCCAG CAAAGAGTTTCGAGAAGGAGGACGAATTCTGATGGAGAAATTGCAAAAGTATAAACCTCGCATAGcagtttttaatggaaaat GTATTTATGAAATTTTTAGTAAGGAAGTTTTTGGAGTTAAGGTTAAAAAATTGGAATTTGGATTGCAGCCCCACAAAGTCCCAGACACAGAAACt CTCTGCTATGTTATGCCATCATCCAGTGCAAGATGTGCTCAGTTCCCACGTGCACAGGACAAAGTTCATTATTACATAAAGCTTAAAGATTTAAGGGATCAACTGAAAGGCATTACACCCAACACAGAGGTGCAGGAGGTGCAGTATACGTTTGACTTACAGCTTGCACAAg AGGATGCTAAAAAGATGGCAGTTAAAGAGGAAAAATATGATCCGGGTTACGAAGCAGCATATGGTGGTGCTTACAGTGAGAGAAGGACCTATGAGCATGAACAGTGTAACTTCGCTTCTAATGGAACAG aTGTGAACAACCTTGGCTACAGTGGGGGATCATCCTTTGGTGACGTTCCTAATGGACAGTGGATGATGCAGTCTTTTACAGATCGGATTCCAGAATTGCATAACAGTGAGGCACAAGAGCAAGAACAAAGCCATGTGTAA
- the GLT8D2 gene encoding glycosyltransferase 8 domain-containing protein 2: MALLRKINQILLFLLVLTICVILYNKVHKVPAALNNETVDLESPEEMDEEIPVVICAAPGRMGAAVAAISSIYSNTDANVLFYVVGLKNTIPHLRKWIENSKLKEIKYKMVEFNPMVLKGKIRPDAARPELLQPLNFVRYYLPLLINKHEKVIYLDDDVIVQGDIQELYDTKLAPGHAAAFSDDCDLPSTHEMVRSVGMQNTYMGYLDYRKQTVRDLGINPSTCSFNPGVIVANMTEWKHQRITKQLEKWMQRNVEENLYSSTLGGGVATPPMLIVFHDKYSTINPLWHVRHLGWSPDARYSEHFLQEAKLLHWNGRYKPWDYPSVHNNLWENWFIPDPSGKFKMIRPNS, encoded by the exons TTAATCAGATCTTGTTATTCCTACTTGTTTTAACCATCTGTGTCATTCTGTATAATAAAGTTCACAAGGTGCCAGCTGCATTAAATAATGAAACAG TTGATTTGGAGAGTCCTGAGGAAATGGACGAAGAAATTCCAGTGGTGATATGTGCTGCGCCAGGTAGAATGGGGGCAGCTGTGGCCGCAATCAGTAGCATCTACAGCAACACTGACGCTAACGTTCTGTTCTACGTGGTTGGCCTAAAGAACACCATTCCGCATCTCAG AAAATGGATTGAAAATTCCAAACTGAAAGAAATCAAGTATAAAATGGTGGAGTTCAACCCTATGGTactaaaaggaaaaataagacCAGATGCAGCACGACCTGAGTTACTCCAGCCT CTGAACTTCGTTCGATATTATCTCCCCCTGCTGATCAATAAACATGAGAAAGTCATCTATTTGGACGATGATGTGATTGTGCAAG GTGACATCCAGGAACTGTACGACACAAAGTTAGCTCCAGGCCACGCTGCAGCTTTTTCAGATGACTGTGATTTACCTTCAACTCATGAAATGGTGAGAAGTGTAGGAATGCAG AACACGTACATGGGATATCTCGACTATCGAAAGCAAACAGTTAGAGATCTTGGCATCAACCCCAGCACCTGTTCCTTTAATCCAGGAGTAATTGTGGCTAATATGACAGAATGGAAGCACCAGAGGATTACAAAGCAGTTAGAAAAATGGATGCAAAGAAATGTTGA AGAAAACCTCTACAGCAGCACCCTTGGAGGAGGTGTGGCCACCCCTCCAATGCTCATTGTATTCCATGATAAATATTCTACTATTAATCCCTTGTGGCATGTACGACATCTTG GATGGAGTCCTGATGCCAGGTATTCAGAGCATTTTCTTCAAGAAGCTAAATTACTTCATTGGAATGGAAGGTACAAACCTTGGGATTACCCTAGTGTTCACAATAATTTATGGGAAAACTGGTTTATCCCAGACCCATCAGGGAAGTTCAAAATGATTCGTCCCAATAGCTGA